The DNA window CGACGGAGCGTAGACAACGATGAGATTCTGTTCAcggccgacggcggggaCGTCGTTGCCGGGCCTGGGCCGGATGTCGGGGCGGGGAGATTAGATGGGCAGATTCCGAGAGATGGGAGAATCGACTGAGAAGCGGTTGCATTTTTCCTTGTCGTGCTCTTTTTCTTTAGTCTCTCGTTTTATTGTCCTTTCCGAAGTGGCATACAATCATAGATGATACCCCATTCTGCCTGCATATTGCTGCTGGCCTTCTGTTTTTGTTGTCCATTGCTGAACATCCGGGAGTGCGCCAGGGATTGTTCATTACATGGACCTGTTTGCACTTGGGGCTCATCACGCACACATGGACCGGACATCACGCATAGAGTATCCCATACAGTGTTTTGTGTAAAAAGTGCTTCATAATTAGGTACGGTTATAAGGCTCTCCATTCATTCCTCCCTTCCCCCGGAACCCATCTGCAACTTGCGGCATGCAACCCACTTGCCTCCGATGCAAACCCTCGAAAGCATGCTGGATATCTATCCTCTAAACCACCGCTGGAGTATAAAATCCATTCGCGCCACGCGGCCACAGGAACCCGCTTACCCGAGAAGCTTCAGCCCGCCCTTCGTCTTCTGTCCCGGCTTCGTAATACCACCGCCCACCATTGGGCCGAGATGCGGCTCGTACGCTtgcgcgctgccggcgcccgTGGCACCcatgccgctgccgctcttGTTCCCGCCGCCTTTATTCTTATTCTTGCCCTTGCGTTCCTCCTTGACCACCTGCGGCTTGATCTCCGTCTTGGCCTTGTGCACCACGACCGGGTGGCTCTGGATGTACTTGCCGTTCATCTCCTTGGCCGCCTGGAAGAAGTCCTCTGGGTCGCTGAAGCTGACGAAGCCGAAGCCCTTGCTCTTGTTGGTGCGCTTGTCGCGGATGACCTTGGCCTTCTGCACGCTCTTCCAGCGCGAGAACGCCTTGAGCAGCGAGTCGTCCGTCGTCTCGCCGGCGAGGTTGCCCACGAACAGGCGCAGGTGCGCCGGGTCCCACTCGAGCAGCGTGTCGTCCTGCCacttcttgccgccgccctcgcggtAGACGgttttcttcttctcggtGCCATCGCCACTCGCGTtggcgccaccgccggcggcggctgccgccgcctctcccgCACCGGCTGGCGCttcgccggccgcgggcgcgccAGTACCGTtacggccgccggcggcaggtgCCTTGTTGGCCGGGTCGTCGGGGTCTCTCGGTATGTAGGCGCTCTGCCACTGCGCTATCTGCGCGGCCATCTCAGGGTCGTAgtcggcagcagcgctgTCGGGTGCGGAGAAGGGGTTTCGGATCTGAGGCGGAGTCGGGTagccgccagccgccgcggcgccatAGTaggccggctgctgctgcgcgtaGCTGTGTGACGGGTAGTTGTATGCGCCTGGTTGGCGTTGGCCATAGCCTCCACGGCCAGCACCTATGGGGGTAACGGCAGGGTTAGCCGCGTATGGCGACGCGGCTGGAGGGGCGAAATAGCCTATGGCGGGAGTGGCGGACGGTCCGTAGCCGGGATACGACGGTGCTGGCGCGGTGTAGACTGGCGCTGAGACACCAGGGGCAGCAACAGTGGTTGGCGGGAAGGCAGGCTTAAAGCTGGGGGGTTTGGTGAcgggcgggcgaggcggaaGCGATGGATGCGATGGCTTCGAGACACCTGGAGGACCCGGGTACGACATGATGAATTTCTTGCGCCCGGCAGTGGAAGAGGGAAGGCTTGTAATCGCAGAATTTGCGCTGTAGTTGTCACGTACCTGTGAGCCCAGCCCGACGACGGCTATGCGCCTGCAACCTGTTGACCGCGTTGCCTGGCTCACGGGAAAGCTGCGAAGTGCGCTGTTCTGGGGTTGCAAGTGGTGTCTTCTGGGCGTCCAGCTGTCAACGGCCAAGCGCGGCTCAAATTTCGGGGGCCAAGCGCCAAGACGAAGGTCGTGGCTGAATCTCTAGTTAAATGCGGCGGTGTGTTGTGGCTGAACAGGTCTGTTGCCACTATTCCATATAAGGAGAGGCAACACTTGATACATGTGATACGGATAGTTACGCTGTTACGCAAACATACCGCAGTTCTCTCTTTTTGGCAGTGGGGCAGCAGGCGCGATGTCCCCCCCTCCATGAAATGGAGGGGCAGTCAACCCCTCTCATCCTTTCGCGTGCCGGGCTCAACAGTTCCCAGACGGCGTGATCGGAAATCGCGGACAACAATCGGAGGCGGAGAATCCTGACCAAGCATCTGAGTCTGAACAATTTTCCATTGGCTAAAGCACCAAAAAGCCTGAAATCGTTAGCCTTGCCCAGGCCCATTGGCACGATTGCGGGAATTTGGGGAGGCAAATGGGTAAGCCTGGCACCGCTTGCGTCCCTGTTTGGTGGGGTAATAGAGCTCCGTGGAGGTTGAGGACAGTGGGGGACAGAGCCACGAAGGAGCGAACCGGTTCCTCTGGCATCCATTAGACACGGCATTGAAAGCTTGGAGCGTTGGTGGGCGAGCCGTGGCTCACCTAACCAAAGTTGCACTTCCGAAAAAGCCGCGGAGACCATAGGTTTGGAAGCGCCAGACATGCAGCAGAGAGAGACCGATTGAGGAAAGGGCAGAAACACAGATAACCAAGCTTCTGTCCCCCCATATTTGACGATAGGAAGCTTGAACCTTCGTAATGGTATTTTGCGAGCTTACCAACGACATACACACTCGGTGACGGCATCCCAAGACAGACCGAACCTAGGTGAGTCTGGAGGTCCCATGCATGCCGCACCGACGGACCCGCATTGCCAACCTCAGGTTGTCCCGGGCTCCCTGCGGCGCTGGCGTTATGAAACCAAGAGCCCTGATCCTCAAACCTGAAGCATGTTGTCTCGGATGCTGGCAAAAATAGCGCCACAGTGCCATAGGTAAGGGAGCTTGTCTCGTTGAATGGATACAAATGCTCGGGGCGGGGGGCGGGTTTCCGGGAAACCAGCCCTGGAGCTCCCCGTCCTTGGCGGCAAAACAGAAGCTTCAGACACGCCCCAACTGCCAACCGAGCTCTTCGAGGATGCTCGGTGCTGGCTTTTCATGATGATCGGAAGAGTTCATGCCCAGCACGGGGGCAGCAAAGCACAACGCTGGAAAGACGCCCCAAGGCGATGAGAAACGAGACAGGACTGTAGGTATGTGGTCGAGCATCAACACACGGCTTGCTGGGGACGGCGATGTTCTGTCTTTTGAGCGGGAGcaagcgaggaggagggaacaAAGGCCTGATAATACACGCACACAGCGTTTCGTCACTGAGGCGTAGGCGGTTGGATGTCTGAGTAATCCCCGCGGTTATTTATCCGCAGTGCAGCGGCCAAGATTCATCATTCTGGTCGCTCGCCCTCCTCAGTGGTCCGTTCTTAGCTTTCCCCCAATTGACCCCTCCGACATCGAAGCTCGCTTCCCGTTTAAAAGTTTCGTCACTCTCTCCCCGGCCCCGCCCGTTTCTCCCTCCTTCCATTTCCCCCATTGACGTCCTTGGTTGAGGATTTAAACCCCAATTTCACTTCAACACCACCGTCTGCAGAAGCGGTCGAGCTCTCAGCTACCCCTCCTCACTTACATCAGAACCTCTTGACATCAAGCAGCAGTCGCACAATGTCTGGCGCAGTGTAAGTCCCGGTTaccccgcctccccgccccTCTGTACCCCTCCTACAGGGTTTTGGGGCTTCGTTTTCCCACCAGTTTGCGCATCGCGCATCGCGTTTCCCGTTGGGCATTGTCGTGTCCGTACAGCGGAAGACCGACTCTTTCCCCAACCACCGCGGGGTGCCCTTTTCTTTTAAATGCCACCTACTGAGTTGCTCCAGCGCCCGCCTAGGGAGCATTGGCGGAGCTTTGAAAGCTGGCTCCTCCCTGCTGCAGTCCCAGAAAAGTGCTAACAATGGTGCAAGCGCGGATATCGGCCTCATCGGCCTGGCCGTCATGTGAGTTGCCCGTCCCTCAGGCCCCCGATGCTCCGGTGCGCTGTGGCCGGCACGGAGCTAACGCCGCTGCGCAGGGGCCAGAACCTGATCTTGAACATGGCCGACCATGGCTACACTGTCTGCGCTTTCAACCGCACCGTGTCCAAGGTCGACACGTTCCTCGCCAACGAGGCCAAGGGCAAGTccatcgtcggcgcccaCTCTGTCGAGGAGTTCGTTTCCAAGCTCAAGAGGCCCCGCCGTGTCATGCTCCTCGTCCAGGCCGGCAAGGCCGTCGACGACTGGATCGAGACTCTCCTGCCCCTCCTTGAGGCTGGGGACATCATCATCGACGGTGGCAACTCGCACTTCCCCGACTCCAACCGGAGGACAAAGTACCTCGCCAGCAAGGGCATCCGGTTCGTCGGCTCCGGTGTCtctggcggcgaggagggtgCCCGCTACGGCCCCTCGCTGATGCCTGGCGGCCACGAGGATGCCTGGCCTCACATCAAGGATATCTTCCAGAGCATCGCTGCCAAGAGCGAGGGTGAGGCCTGCTGCGAGTGGGttggcgacgagggcgctgGTCACTACGTCAAGATGGTGCACAACGGCATCGAGTACGGTGATATGCAGCTCATCTGCGAGGTAGGTGACGCGCGCTGATAGTTGTGTCGGAGAGGAAACGTCGGGGTGCAGGGTGACTAACGAAACTTCTcctctttttttttgttAGGCATACGATATCATGAagcgcggcctcggcatGTCCAGCAAGGAGATCGGCGACACTTTTGCCAAGTGGAACCAGGGCGTCCTGGATTCCTTCCTGATCGAGATCACGCGTGATATTCTGTATTTCAACGATGATGACGGCACCCCTCTTGTCGACAAGATCCTGGACAAGGCCGGCCAGAAGGGTACCGGCAAATGGACGGCCGTGAACGCCCTGGACTTGGGCATGCCCGTGACTCTCATCGCCGAAGCGGTGCTCGCTCGTTGCCTGTCGGGCATCAAGGATGAGCGTATCAAGGCGTCGACCAAGCTTGAGTTCGTTGGCCGTGCCAACACGTTCGAGGGCAACAAGGAGCAGTTCCTGGACGACCTCGAGCAGGCCCTCTACGCGTCCAAGATTATCTCGTACGCCCAGGGCTTCATGCTCATGCAGGAGGTGCGTTGGATGACGGTCGAGCGGTGTCAGCCGACGTGAGAACAGCGGGCTAATCTACCTGAACCCACAGGCTGCGCGGGAGTACAACTGGAAGCTCAACAAGCCCTCGATCGCGCTCATGTGGCGCGGCGGGTGCATCATCCGCTCCGTCTTCCTGAAGGACATCACGGCGGCTTACCGCAAGAACCCCGACCTCGAGAACCTGCTCTTTGACGATTTCTTCAACAAGGCCATCCACAAGGCGCAGCCCGGCTGGAGAGACGTCGTTGCCAAGGCTGCGCTGCTCGGCATCCCGACcccggccttctcgaccgCGCTGTCGTGGTTCGACGGTTACCGGACCAAGGACCTGCCTGCCAacctgctgcaggcgcagCGTGATTACTTCGGTGCTCACACGTTCCGGATCAAGCCCGAGGCGGCGAACGCCAAGTACCCCGAGGGCAAGGACATCCACGTCAACTGGACCGGGCGGGGAGGCAATGTTTCCGCTTCGACGTACCAGGTTTAAAAATTAAAGAAAACCAAAGCGGGCAAAGGGAGGGTAATGGTCAGGATGCACGGCTGACGGAGAGCTCGCGGAAATTTACGTAGAGTAAAATTGCGATAGAGAATTACTAACTAGGCCATCATTGAGAAATTCAATTCCGTGTTTGTTCATTGCCATTGCCTCGTCAACGGTTTAGTGAGGATGACTTCGTGTTGATGTCGGTGACCACACAGTGCACGCAACGTATTTTGCTCATAGAAGGCCGCGCGCAGTCATGTGACACGATGGTTTGGGCGTTGCTTGGCATTTGCCAGCTGTTGACAGTGGAGAGATTTGGCTGCCGTTCAATTCGCGAAAAGCGCGCCTGCAGCAAACGAACTCCAAGCCTGGCACCAATAACTACCGCGAGGCCACAGAATATCGCATCGCCATCCGCACCCCCAACCCGGACGCTTGCCCATCTGTGCTCGGAATGATCGCATTGTCACCGATACTGCCTTGACTCCGTTCATAGATCTAGTTCGTCGTCCAGCGGGATCCCACAATGGCCATGGACCCGAGCCAGAATGTCCACGGGGACTTGGTATGTCTCCCCCGTCGCGGCAGCCGGCCAGCTCCCTTGTCCCTCGTCGCAAATGAGCTTACCGCTTGCGCATCAGCTCCCCCACGTGCACCTGTTGTCGACGTTTCGATACGCATCGATGCCAAGGGTCGAGTTGTCCGAAGTGACGAAATGGCTGCTCCAAGCCCCCAAGATCGCCCGCGACACCGCGCCCTTCTACTGGACGTACCTCGATTGCCCGGCCGACGGCACGATCTTTTTGACTTGGCAGCCGACGGTTCGCCGCGGCACCGAGTTCGCCAGCGATGGATATGTTTGGGCAGGGCCCGAGGTGTTCTTCCAACATGGCGCAGGCAATGGCTTGGTAGGGCAGCTCACGCCCATGAACAAGGCTTTCAGCCCAGGATGCGCTGGCTCACATTGGGGGATAGGTGCTCGAGATCTATTACCAGAAGACCGGCTACCGCATGGGCGAGCAGTTTGCGATCCACTCGAGACGGCGCTTTCGCCTCTTGCCTTCCCAGGCGCCGGTCCAGAACTCACCACAGGTCGACCCGAACCTCTGGATCGTCCACTACGGACCGGCCGAGAAGAATGATAGGCTCCCCGTTGCGGCGATTGGAATTCCGCCACCAATGCAGCCCATCCTGAGCTTCCGCCAACATCTGTTCCAGATGGGCCAGATCGTTCGGAAAGAGTTCATGCTTTCCGATCGCGTCAACTGGCCTCAGATCCCCTTCCCCCAGCGCGGCCAGTCCATGTATGCGCCGCCCATGCCACAAAGACCCGTACCCCAGACTATGGCCTATCCTCCACATGCCGGTCCGGCAATTGGCCCCACGCCCAAGCGGAGGGGGGCGCATGCGCCGGCTGGCCATCAGGGCCAGATGATGGGTGCGCCTTACAATGCCGAGGCGGCGTTtgacgatgaggaggatgTCTCTCGTGGTGACATGTTTGATCATCTCAGCCCACGCGAAATCAGCATGGCTCGGTATCAGCAGAACCACGAGTGGATGGAGGAGATCCTGTCTTCGCCGTACCGAATCGGTCAGATCGAGGCTTCCGATCTCGGCCTGGGGCGGAAGGGCGAACTTGCTTCGCTCACAGAGGGCATTTTCGAGGCTCAAGGCGCCGATGCGCTCGTTGCGGGCCCGAAGAAGCCATATACCGGCCGTCTCGACCCTGCGTTGGCCGACGAATTCCGCAAGCGCGTGACCCAGCGGAACGCCGCTACCAGGGCCGAAATTGAGCAGATGAAAGCGCAGCACGCGAAGCTGTTGGCGAAGTTCAAGGGCAATGCCGCCATCAAGCACGCGGAGCGTGACCTGCGAGCGGCCACCGAAGGCACGGGCACAGAGTTTTGGCGCCTCGAGGGGAGGTTAGACGGCGCTGAGGAGGACGGCAGCCACTCGGATCAAAAACAACCATCCCAATCACTCGAGGAAATCGTTGCACGCGTTGAGGAGCTGGTGGGCAAgcgcgccgtggccgtcAGTGACGTCCATCGGGTTCAGGACGGCGGCTACCAGGAACCGGCGCCCGAGCCAGAACTCCTGCAACCGCAACATCAAGTGCCGGGAGGCGTGAGCCTGTCGGGGTCCATGTCCCGGCAGCCGTCCCACGCGGGATCCGGCGTTATGCTCGGCGACTCCGACATCGACATGGGCGGCACAGCGGCAGGCCTCCTGGACATGCACACCGGTTTCTCGTCCACCTCCACCCCTTTCAACAGCTTCCCGACTCCCCAACCCCAACTCTCCGCCATCCCCTCCAACGCGGCAACCCCCGCAAACCTTCATGGCGCCTCCCCAGCTCCCGCACCAACAACTCAGCCCCCTGCCCCAGCACAAGCCGACGTCCATATGGCAGACGCAAGCGCTCACAATGAGACCACCACCGCTCCCGACCAGGgcaccggcagcggcgactgGGTCGTCGTGCCCAAAGCCGACGCCGGTCCCCCACCAGCTCCCGCCAATCCCGCCGCTTCCACTGCCGCTaccacgaccaccacgaccaccacccaGCCCGCGGCCTCCGCCCCGGCCTCCGCCCCGGCCTCCgccccgtccgccgccgccgccgccgtagcagcagcagcagcgagcaGCAAACCAGCCTCGGCAGCCGCCACCCCCGCCGACGCAGACGCCAACGACTTCAGCTCGCTCGGCGACCTCGACACCGCCGGTGACGCCCTGGCCGGCTACGACCCCCCgagcggcgacgacgagctgaaCCTCGACCTGGAGGACTCGGCGTTCGGCGACGCCTTCCACGGCGTCCAGCAGgcgggcgccagcggcgagggGGATACGCCCGCTGGCGAGGGGCTGTAGCCAACTCGGCCTCCCTGAGGCGTGTGGGAGGTGATACGAGCGCGGTGTAAGTTTGTATTGTCCGTCCGcttggttggttggttggttgggtGGTTGGTTGGGTGGTTGGTTGGGTGGTTGGGTCCGTGGTCGTCACGGCTTGGGTTACCTGCGCTACTAGGAGGGCATTTCCTTTTTTCCCTTGGGGAGCAGGTGCTAAAAGGGCGTCAAGTAAGATAGTATTTTGTGTCTTGTATGGTCGGAACGTTAGGTTATGCTGGTTACACTTGTTCGACTTTGATCTCTGGAAAGAATCCGGCTGGGGTTGGGGGTATGTTGTCTGTATTTATACCGCTTGATGGGGGATGCGAAAAGTATGAAGGATCCCCTTCACCATCACGATAGCCCGTGGCAGACTTCCCCATCATGGCATATCAAATTGGACGTGGGGAACGCTGCCTCGCTCCccgtcggcgaggaaggcaCACGGGGTGCGTCACGAAGCAAACATGAATTGAGTAAGGGTTGACCACGGGGTTTCTTCGCGACTGTGGTCGTGTGACGCAGCCCGCCGCTTGTAAGCTATCAAATAACTGTGCTACGGGCCATCGCTCCCCGGCCTGGCCAGCGATCAGAGCCGGCCTGGCCTTGTCAAGTTCACTCGGCGGATTCCCATTCAGAACGAACTGCCTCTATGACACATGATCATGTCCCCCGGAGCAGTCATTTTCCCATGCCTGCCTGGCCGTCCCGTTTCTGATAAGCTCAAGTCCCTCAAAGCAAAACCACGCCAGAAATGCCCAATGGAAAGACTCCGCCGACCGATTTAGAACTTGCTGAACTTCTTGACCGCCTTGCCGGTCCGGGGAAGCACACGGAGAACGTTGAACCGCACCTATCCTCGCGTCAGTCAGCCGCTGATACCCCATGACTGGCCGAGCTTCCGCAAATGTGACAGCCCGGCGTGGCTCGAAATCTCCAGAACGTACAGTCTTGCTCAGAGGCCTGCACTGGCCAACGGTAACCTGGTCACCTTCCTCCACACGGAAAGCCGGGGAAACGTGCGCGGCGAGGTTCTTGTGGCGCTTCTCGTAACGGTTGTATTTGGGGATGTAGTGGAGGTATTCGCGGCGGATGATGATGGTGCGGTGCATCTTGGTCGAGACAACGGTGCCGGTCAGGATACGGCCGCGGATCGAGACCATGCCGGTGAAGGGGCACTTCTTGTCTGCAGAGAGAACACCAGTCAACCGTTGCTCCCCATCCCAATCCCCAGGCCCGTTCCCTTGCAAGACTCCCAATCCCTCGCGAAAGATCGATGTCGTCGCGTGCGTTCGGAGCAGGTCGGTCGGGGGAAAACGCGTGTGTGCTTCGTGACATACCGATGTATTGGCCCTCAATGGCGGTCTTGGGGGTCCGGAAACCCAGACCGACGTCCTTGTACCATCTCCGACCGCCCTTGCCCGGCCGGGTAGACTTGACCTTGGTCTTGCTGTTGAGGAAGACTGCGTGTGGGGTTCCCCAATCGTCAGCGCCCGCCTCATCGCCAATTCGCAGCTGCAGGAATGGGGCAGCCGTCCAGAAAACAACTTACTATGCGGCTGCTTCTGGAAAGCGCGCTCGCTCTGGACGGTCAGTTCGGTGGCCATCTTGTCGGTGGGCGTGGGCCAAGATGTCCTGTTGTCGAGGGTTGGGGATTGAAACTTCTTGCTTGCCGAATTTTCGATTGAATTTTGGTGGCTCTCGCAGTTGTGTGCTTGCAGGGGTTGAGCGCACGGACCGCTGACCGAGGACGAGAGATTCTTGAGAGACCAGGTGACAGAAAGCGGGTCCAGACACTGTGGAGGAGGATTAGGTAACACAGTACAGCATTTTGCTAGATACTGTGCTATGTGAACTTGTTCCAGACTCTCGACGCATTCAACGGAGTGGGAATCCGCTC is part of the Thermothielavioides terrestris NRRL 8126 chromosome 2, complete sequence genome and encodes:
- a CDS encoding 40S ribosomal protein S11, which gives rise to MATELTVQSERAFQKQPHIFLNSKTKVKSTRPGKGGRRWYKDVGLGFRTPKTAIEGQYIDKKCPFTGMVSIRGRILTGTVVSTKMHRTIIIRREYLHYIPKYNRYEKRHKNLAAHVSPAFRVEEGDQVTVGQCRPLSKTVRFNVLRVLPRTGKAVKKFSKF